TGAAGCCACGGGCGCTGTCGTGAACATGGTCAAATCCGGATCCCCGGCTGAACAGGCCGGTCTCCGGACGGGAGACGTCATGCTCAATTTCAATGAAGTTCCCATTCTGAATGTCCAGGACGTGCTTGACCGCATAGAAAACCTTTCCATTGGCGATAAATTCCGGTTGAAAATCTGGAGAAAGGGGCAAAAAATGAATCTTACCCTGAAAGTTGGTGACAGCATTCTGCAAAATGCCCCCTCTCCGTGGGCGGACTTCATGGACGGTGTGGGCATGCACTTGCGCGAACTCACGGCGGAAGAACAATCCATTGGCGCACGGGGCTTGCTGGTCATTCAGGTGAACCCAAAAAAATCCGTGGGCCAGATCCTCCAGACGGGAGACATGGTCTTTGCTGTAAACCACCAGAGCGTTAGTACCATGGAAGCACTGGTCAAGGCCCTGCGGGAAGGGCCGGCACTGCTTACTGTTTCCCGTGACGGACAGCAGTTCAACGTGAAAGTGGATGCCCGTCCGGTGTCGGAAAAAACCCTGCTCCCCCGCATTCCCACGGCTACGAAAAACAATGCCATCTTGCCGAGGGAACTTTAAATTCCGCCGCTGCGGTTCCCATCGGAACGCTTGCTCTTCCGCCGCATTTTGCGGCATTCCCCGGCACAGGCTTGACTGCCAGATAAAAACGCATATAATATATCACCTTTAAGAAATTAAACTTATGACTCGTCATACCATCTCCGTACTTGTTGAAAACAAATTCGGCGTGCTTGCTCGCATTGCCGGTTTGTTCAGTGGACGGGGCTACAATATTCATTCGTTGAACGTTGCCCCTAGCCAGGATCCGCGCTTTTCACGGATGACCATCGTCGTACGTGAAAAGGAAGACGTCCTGGACCAGATCATCAAGCACCTGGAAAAACTCGTCAACACGGTGGAAGTGGTGGATTTCCGCAACACGGACAACGTGTACCGGGAGACGGTATTGACCCGCATCGGCGTGGATTCCGCCACGCGGCATGAAGTCATTGAATTCTGCCAGATCCTGGGCGCCTCCATTGTGGACGTCACCAAAGACGCCCTGACCATCGAGGTTACGGGCGGCGAGCATAAAATCGACCGCTTCCTGTCCCTTATTGAAGACTACAACGTGCAAATGCTGACGCGCAGCGGCCGCATCGCACTTCCCAAACCCCGGCAGTAAGAAACCTTTCCGGCTTTTCCATCAAACCCTGCAGGACGGTCTTGCAGGGTTTTTTTCTCCCTTCCTTCCATGAACATCACTTATCCTGACCTTCCCATCTCCCGCCGCCGGAATGACATTCTGGCGGCCCTGCGGGAGCATCAGGTCATGGTGGTGGTCGGGGAAACGGGTTCCGGCAAAACCACCCAGCTTCCCAAAATGGCCATGGAACTTGCCGGAGACAGGCCGGGCAGGGTGGGCTGCACCCAGCCCAGAAGGCTCGCCGCGGCTTCCGTCTCCCGCCGTGTGGCGGAAGAACTGGGCTGTGAACTGGGCGGCCTGGTGGGGTACCAGGTGCGGTTTGAAGAAAAGGCGGGACCGGATACGCGTTTGAAATTCATGACGGACGGCATCCTGCTGGCGGAAACTCAGCATGATCCGGACTTGCGCCAGTACCATACCCTGATCCTGGACGAGGCTCACGAACGCAGCCTGAACATCGACTTTCTGCTTGGATATCTCAAGCTCCTGCTGGACAGGCGGCCGGACCTGAAGCTGGTGATCAGCTCCGCTACGCTGGACGCGGGGGGATTCTCCGAATTCTTCAACGGCGCGCCCATCGTGCAGGTGGAAGGACGTACCTACCCGGTGGACCTGCACTATTTGCCGCCCTTGCATGAAGACGAAGAGCTGGCCGCCCATGTGGCGCGCGCCGTGGACTGGCTGGACACACTGGACGACCGCGGGGACGTGCTTGTCTTTCTTCCCGGCGAACGGGAAATACGGGAGGTGGCGGAAAAACTGGAAGGCCGCCGGTTGAGGAACACGCGCATCCTGCCCCTTTTTGCCAGGCTGGGGCTGGAGGACCAGCAAAGAATCTTCCATCCGGAGCAGGGGTACAGACGCATCGTGCTTGCCACGAATGTGGCGGAAACGTCCCTGACCATTCCCGGCATCATTTACGTCATTGACTCCGGTCTGGCGCGTGTCAGCCGCTACAGCCCCGCGCGCCAAGTGCAGAGGCTCCAGGTAGAGCCCGTCTCCAAGGCCAGCGCGCGCCAGCGTGCGGGACGCTGCGGACGCGTGTGCGAAGGCGTCTGCATACGCCTGTACAGTGAAGAGGACTGGGAAGACCGTCCAGACTTTACGGACCCGGAAATCAAGCGCAGCGCCCTGGCCGGAGCCCTGCTCAGGATGAAGGACCTGGGATTGCCGGAAATGCCGGAATTCCCGCTGCCGGACCCTCCTTCCTCCAAACTGGTGACGGAAGGCTACCGCACCCTGCGGGAAATAGGAGCCCTGGACAAGGCCCGGCAGCTCACGCCCGTAGGTAAAAAACTGGCACGCCTACCCATTGATCCGCGGCTGGGCCGCATGCTGCTGGAAGCCCGGCATGAACAGGCCCTGCCTGAAATGCTTGTCATCGTGGCCGGCCTGGGCATCATGGATCCCCGTGAGCGTCCGTCGGACGCCGCCCAGAAGGCGGACCAGGCTCATGCGCAATGGAAGGACGAAGACAGTGACTTCCTGTCCCTGCTCAAGCTGTGGAAAGATGCGTGGCAATTCAGGGAAGGGCGGCGTTGGCGTAAAAACCAGCTCCGCAAATGGTGCGGAAAAAACTTCCTCAACTTCAACCGCATGATGGAATGGTTCAACCTGTGGGAGGACCTCTCCCGGCTGGTGAAGGAAACCTTGAGGTGTAAAATATCCCCTCTGGAACAGGAAACGGACCGCCAAGCCTCCTTTGCCATGATCCACCGGAGCATTTTGGCCGGCGTGCCGCGTCAGTTCGGCCTCTGGGATGCGGACAGCCGGGAATACCGCAGCGCGGGGGGGCGTTCCTTCGGCATTTTTCCCGGCTCCGGCCTGTTCCGCCGCAAGAAGCGGAGCGAATGGGTCATGGGCGTGGAACTGGTGGACACCACCCGCCTGTGGATGCGCCGCGCCGCCCGGCTGGAACCGGAGTGGGTGGAGCAGGTGGTTCCCCATCTCTGTGAATCCCATTACTCCGGAGCGCGGTGGGACAAGGAACAGGGTGCGGTTTACGCGGTGGAGCGCGTGGTATGCGGCGGCCTGCGTATCATTGACAACAGGCGTGTTCATTACGGACGCATCAATCCCGCCCATGCGCGGGAAATCATGATCCGCGAAGGACTGCTTGGCGGTGGCTTCCGCACGAAGCCCGCCTGCATCCGGCATTTGGAATCGCTCCGCGAGGAAGTGCGGCAGATAGAACTTAAACTACGCCGCCCGGACCAGGTCTGGTGCGAGGAAGGCGTTTTTCAATTCTTCAACGGCCTTGTTCCGCAGGACTGCTGCACGGCGAAGGCTTTTTTGCGGTGGGCCGCAGGCATGGAAAAAAAGAACCCGGAATCCCTGCATGTTCCCGCGGAGGAAGCCATGTATGAATTCTGGGGGAAGGACTTGCTGGCCGGTTTCCCGGATGAAATTTCATGCAACGGCGCGGAATACGCCGTCTATTACCAGAATGACCCCGGCGCGGAAGATGACGGCGTAACCTTGGGAGTCCACATCGACCAGCTTCCGGACGTGCCGGAATGGCTGCCGGAGTGGGGCGTGCCGGGCCATTTGGCCCAGAGGGCGGAATGCCTGCTGCGCACCCTTCCCAAAGACCTGCGCGTCTTTCTCCAGCCCATCAGCCAGAAAGCCGCCTACTTTGCCGAACTGCGGCATGGGCTGGAACCGGACGGCCCGCTGGCGCGGAAGCTGGCGGAATTTGTGGAAGCGGAAACAGGGAGGTTCTGTGCTCCATCCTTCTTTGACATGAACCGTCTTCCGGCGGAACTGGTTACAAAAGTCTGGGTGTGCGACGATGAAGGCGAAGAACTTGCCATGGGTACGGACATTGCGGAGCTGAACGGCCGCCTGGATAAAAAACTCTCCCGCCGGTTCAGGGAAACAGCGGCGGACATCGTATCCGTGACCGGCATGAAGGAATGGAGCTGCGGAAATTTGGAGCGTACGGTGAATGTGGCGGGAAGGCCGGGTTATGTGGCCCTGGTGGATGAAGACGGATCTGTGGGCGTCCGTGTTTTTGAGGATGAACTGCGCGCGGCGGAATCCCACCGGAAAGGGTGTTTGCGCTTCATGCGCCTGCGCCAGACGGACCAGCTCAACCATCTCCGCAAGAAATTTCCTCTGAGGCTGGAAGGGAAACTCTCCCTACATACGCTCGGGCAGGTGCCGTCCACCAATGCGGACGACTTGGTGGACGTTTCCGCGGAGATGGCCATGGGACGCCCCTTGCCGCGCACGGCGGAACAATTTGCTGCTGCGGAAATGAACCTGCGCCAGAACCTCTTTGACGCTGCGCATCATGTAGCAGAGATATGGGAACTGGTGGCGGCTACGGAACATGCTGCCAGAGACTTCATGGCCGCACAACAGGGAGTGCGCCATACGGAGCGCATCACGGCTGATCTCCAGAGCCAGCTTGACTGGTTGCTCCGCCCCCGTTTCCTGTGGGCGCATGGAGCGGAGCGCCTGCCGGACCTGAAGCGGTACATGCAGGGCATCGCGGAGCGCATCAGGCGTATCGACCAGCAGCCTCTTGCCAGAGAGCTCGAACGTCTCGACCTCTTTGAACGCGTATATCTTCCCTGGCATCAGGCCCTGCCGGAACATTCCGGAGACCCGCGCTGGACGCAGTACGGCTACCTGCTGGAAGAATACCGCCTGGCCGTCTTCGCGCCTGCCGTCTCCGTCAAGGGCCGTATCTCTGAAAAGCGCCTGGGAACCGCTTTTGAAGAATTAAATATTAGGTAGAAATTGAAGAGATTTTTTACCACTAGCCGTATTTTTTTCTCATACCATTATTTTACTGATTTAATTAAAAATCTTGCCAGACTTGTAGATCACAAAACGGAGGAAATACAAGAATTGAATTATTGTCTCCGAATATGGTTCATTAATTCACTCAATAAAAAATCCTGTTTTTTATTTGAATGAATACAATACGAATCTGGCAGATGGAAAAAATGCCGTCTTATTGTAACGGGGCTGATGGGACGAAATAAATTTGAAACATTGCGAAAGCTGAGAATTTAAAGCAATGGATTGACGTTCAGTATTTTTTTGTGGATGATTCAGGGATTTTTAGAAATTCTTTCTCTCCTATGGGCATGGAAGCATCGGGAAAATAATCCCTTGCTTTTATCTGTTAACTGTTCATCCTTCCTCTGTCTGGTTGCCGGAATTTATTTAAACCTGCCTCCTCCGCTGGCCGTAGTCTTTTACTGAAGGCGGGAGGATATGCTGGATTTCCATTAATACCAATCCGCAGGGATACATGATTTTTAAGAAATTTGCCATTCGGAAAAAGACGGCAAATAATCCGGGAGAATCTTATTCTCCATTCCTTGCGGCAGTTTCAATAAAAAATGCGGGTTCCGGCTTGAGCCGTGGTCCCCTGTCCATGGAAAATGTTTCCGGACTACAGCCCCTTGGACAACTGGGCGAAGTCGATCAGGTTCGTTTCCTTGCCGAACAGCACGAGAATGTCGTGGTCCTCGAACACGAGGTCCGGGGACGGGGTGCCGATCACGGGAATGCGCGGGATGGAAAGGATTTCACGGCGTCCCTGGGGCGTTTGGGCCTCCCCGCGGCGTACGGTGAGCAGATTGAGGTGGTGTTCCGTGCGCAGGCCCACGTCGCGGAGCTGCTTGCCCACCC
This genomic stretch from Akkermansia biwaensis harbors:
- the ilvN gene encoding acetolactate synthase small subunit, which translates into the protein MTRHTISVLVENKFGVLARIAGLFSGRGYNIHSLNVAPSQDPRFSRMTIVVREKEDVLDQIIKHLEKLVNTVEVVDFRNTDNVYRETVLTRIGVDSATRHEVIEFCQILGASIVDVTKDALTIEVTGGEHKIDRFLSLIEDYNVQMLTRSGRIALPKPRQ
- the hrpA gene encoding ATP-dependent RNA helicase HrpA, coding for MNITYPDLPISRRRNDILAALREHQVMVVVGETGSGKTTQLPKMAMELAGDRPGRVGCTQPRRLAAASVSRRVAEELGCELGGLVGYQVRFEEKAGPDTRLKFMTDGILLAETQHDPDLRQYHTLILDEAHERSLNIDFLLGYLKLLLDRRPDLKLVISSATLDAGGFSEFFNGAPIVQVEGRTYPVDLHYLPPLHEDEELAAHVARAVDWLDTLDDRGDVLVFLPGEREIREVAEKLEGRRLRNTRILPLFARLGLEDQQRIFHPEQGYRRIVLATNVAETSLTIPGIIYVIDSGLARVSRYSPARQVQRLQVEPVSKASARQRAGRCGRVCEGVCIRLYSEEDWEDRPDFTDPEIKRSALAGALLRMKDLGLPEMPEFPLPDPPSSKLVTEGYRTLREIGALDKARQLTPVGKKLARLPIDPRLGRMLLEARHEQALPEMLVIVAGLGIMDPRERPSDAAQKADQAHAQWKDEDSDFLSLLKLWKDAWQFREGRRWRKNQLRKWCGKNFLNFNRMMEWFNLWEDLSRLVKETLRCKISPLEQETDRQASFAMIHRSILAGVPRQFGLWDADSREYRSAGGRSFGIFPGSGLFRRKKRSEWVMGVELVDTTRLWMRRAARLEPEWVEQVVPHLCESHYSGARWDKEQGAVYAVERVVCGGLRIIDNRRVHYGRINPAHAREIMIREGLLGGGFRTKPACIRHLESLREEVRQIELKLRRPDQVWCEEGVFQFFNGLVPQDCCTAKAFLRWAAGMEKKNPESLHVPAEEAMYEFWGKDLLAGFPDEISCNGAEYAVYYQNDPGAEDDGVTLGVHIDQLPDVPEWLPEWGVPGHLAQRAECLLRTLPKDLRVFLQPISQKAAYFAELRHGLEPDGPLARKLAEFVEAETGRFCAPSFFDMNRLPAELVTKVWVCDDEGEELAMGTDIAELNGRLDKKLSRRFRETAADIVSVTGMKEWSCGNLERTVNVAGRPGYVALVDEDGSVGVRVFEDELRAAESHRKGCLRFMRLRQTDQLNHLRKKFPLRLEGKLSLHTLGQVPSTNADDLVDVSAEMAMGRPLPRTAEQFAAAEMNLRQNLFDAAHHVAEIWELVAATEHAARDFMAAQQGVRHTERITADLQSQLDWLLRPRFLWAHGAERLPDLKRYMQGIAERIRRIDQQPLARELERLDLFERVYLPWHQALPEHSGDPRWTQYGYLLEEYRLAVFAPAVSVKGRISEKRLGTAFEELNIR